A window of Lacibacter sediminis contains these coding sequences:
- a CDS encoding Bax inhibitor-1/YccA family protein → MSLFKSGNPTLSEKHFDQTGSAYSGDTMTVRGTMNKFGFLMLMVMAGAAFAWQWFDAGKSIFPLMIGGALGGLVIALVITFKKEWSGYLAPAYAIVEGLFVGGISAYFNYIFQEKYPGIVTHAVLLTFAVAASMYLMYTLRIIKVTERLRSILFVATASIAFFYLLTWILGFFGINFGFMSANNGSMFSIIFSLAVIGIAAFNLLLDFDMIEKGSEMGAPKYMEWYGAFGLLVTLVWLYLEILRLLSKLNSRK, encoded by the coding sequence TTCGACCAAACCGGCAGTGCATACAGCGGCGATACCATGACCGTTCGTGGCACCATGAACAAATTTGGTTTCTTAATGCTGATGGTAATGGCCGGTGCAGCTTTTGCCTGGCAGTGGTTTGATGCTGGAAAGAGCATTTTCCCATTAATGATCGGCGGTGCATTGGGCGGTCTTGTCATTGCGCTTGTTATCACATTCAAAAAAGAATGGAGCGGTTATCTTGCTCCTGCTTATGCTATTGTTGAAGGTTTATTTGTTGGTGGCATTTCTGCTTACTTCAATTATATCTTCCAGGAAAAATATCCCGGCATTGTTACACATGCTGTGCTACTCACATTTGCTGTTGCAGCAAGTATGTACCTCATGTATACCTTACGTATCATTAAAGTAACTGAACGTTTACGTTCTATTCTTTTTGTGGCTACGGCAAGTATTGCTTTTTTCTACTTGCTCACATGGATACTTGGTTTCTTCGGAATCAATTTTGGTTTTATGTCTGCCAACAACGGATCAATGTTCAGCATTATCTTTTCGCTCGCTGTGATTGGTATTGCAGCATTTAACCTCCTGCTCGATTTTGATATGATCGAAAAAGGAAGTGAAATGGGTGCTCCAAAATATATGGAATGGTACGGTGCATTTGGTTTGCTGGTAACCTTAGTGTGGTTATACCTCGAAATACTTCGTCTCTTATCGAAACTCAACAGCCGTAAATAA
- the serS gene encoding serine--tRNA ligase — protein MLQLAFIRQNRELVKERLAVKNFASLDLVDEIIALDEQRRKKQLENDDLAAKVNAASKEIGMLMGKGQKAEAEQKKTEVTQYKESSKQIAEELASVEQKLNELLVRLPNLPSTLVPLGKTAEDNVNVKESGDEPVLPANAKPHWELIEQYDIVNFELGVKITGRGFPVYKGKGAKLQRALISYFLDYNTAAGYTEYIPPYMVNEASAYGTGQLPDKEGQMYHMQEDNFYMIPTAEVPVTNIYRDEIVKENDLPIKMTAYTPCFRREAGSFGADVRGLNRVHQFDKVEIIQLVHPDKSYEVLDEMVAHVEKLLQNLGLKYRILRLCGGDMSFTSALTYDFEVWSAAQKKWLECSSVSNFENYQTNRMKVRFKDENGKMQLVHSLNGSSLALPRILAALLENNQTENGINIPEVLQSYFGADVLN, from the coding sequence ATGTTACAATTGGCATTTATCCGCCAGAACAGGGAATTGGTGAAAGAACGCCTGGCCGTGAAAAACTTTGCAAGTCTTGATCTGGTTGATGAAATCATTGCATTAGATGAACAGCGTCGTAAAAAGCAGCTGGAGAACGATGACCTGGCAGCAAAAGTAAATGCAGCTTCCAAGGAAATTGGTATGCTCATGGGGAAAGGACAAAAAGCAGAAGCCGAGCAAAAGAAAACGGAAGTAACACAGTATAAAGAATCATCCAAACAAATTGCAGAGGAACTCGCATCAGTTGAACAAAAGCTGAATGAGTTGCTGGTGCGTTTGCCAAATCTTCCATCAACATTGGTTCCTTTAGGTAAAACAGCTGAAGATAACGTTAATGTAAAAGAGAGTGGAGACGAACCTGTATTACCTGCAAATGCAAAACCGCATTGGGAGTTGATTGAGCAATACGATATTGTCAATTTTGAGTTGGGTGTGAAAATCACCGGCAGAGGTTTTCCTGTTTACAAAGGGAAGGGTGCAAAATTGCAACGTGCACTCATCAGTTATTTTTTGGATTATAATACTGCAGCAGGTTATACCGAATACATCCCGCCTTACATGGTGAATGAAGCATCTGCTTACGGTACCGGTCAACTGCCCGATAAAGAAGGACAGATGTATCATATGCAGGAAGATAATTTTTACATGATCCCCACTGCAGAAGTACCTGTTACCAATATTTACCGTGATGAGATCGTAAAAGAAAATGATTTGCCAATCAAGATGACTGCTTATACTCCTTGTTTCCGTAGAGAAGCGGGAAGTTTTGGTGCGGATGTTCGTGGGTTGAATCGTGTACATCAGTTCGATAAAGTGGAGATTATTCAATTAGTGCATCCCGATAAAAGTTATGAAGTGCTGGATGAAATGGTAGCACATGTTGAGAAGCTGTTACAGAATCTCGGCTTGAAATACCGCATCCTGCGTTTGTGTGGGGGCGATATGAGTTTTACTTCAGCACTTACCTATGATTTTGAAGTTTGGAGTGCTGCACAAAAGAAATGGTTAGAATGCAGCAGCGTCAGCAACTTTGAAAACTACCAAACCAACCGCATGAAGGTTCGTTTTAAAGATGAGAATGGTAAAATGCAGTTAGTTCATTCATTGAACGGAAGTTCATTGGCTTTGCCCAGAATATTGGCTGCACTGCTGGAAAATAATCAAACAGAAAATGGAATCAACATACCGGAAGTATTACAATCTTATTTTGGTGCAGATGTACTGAACTAA
- a CDS encoding zinc metalloprotease — MKRLSVLAAASLLLFFGCSKSVSDKENVEEEVEQSMTEGRRCYSYEVLQAKLKEDPSLQKRMDAIEAYTQDYINNPGKYRVTADGTLELPVHVNVIYSNAAENISDAQIQSQIDVLNQDFGATNSDYNNASPYQSVRSGDIKVRFLWTPSNTTRKSSTTTSWGTNDAMKRSSAGGIDPTGLGTTLNIWVCNLSNSILGYAQFPGGSSATDGVVIDNNAFGKGSFPLYANFNLGRTATHEVGHWFNLRHIWGDRRCGDDFVGDTPAHDGANYGCPASGHTSKCSGRPLEMTMNYMDYTDDRCMYMFSSGQASRMKATYAPGGPRAGLIP, encoded by the coding sequence ATGAAGAGATTATCTGTATTGGCAGCGGCATCGCTGTTGCTTTTTTTTGGATGTAGTAAATCTGTATCTGACAAAGAAAATGTTGAAGAAGAAGTTGAACAGTCAATGACTGAAGGTCGCCGTTGCTACAGTTATGAAGTTTTGCAGGCAAAGCTCAAAGAAGATCCAAGTCTTCAAAAAAGAATGGATGCGATTGAAGCTTATACACAGGATTATATCAATAACCCCGGCAAGTACAGAGTTACTGCTGACGGTACGTTAGAATTGCCTGTACATGTAAATGTCATCTACAGCAATGCAGCTGAAAATATTTCTGATGCACAGATACAATCACAGATCGATGTATTGAACCAGGATTTTGGTGCAACAAACAGCGATTACAATAATGCTTCTCCATATCAATCCGTACGTTCCGGAGATATTAAAGTAAGATTCCTTTGGACTCCATCTAACACAACCAGGAAATCAAGCACAACTACTTCATGGGGTACAAACGATGCTATGAAAAGATCTTCAGCAGGCGGTATTGATCCAACAGGGCTTGGCACAACTTTAAATATCTGGGTTTGTAATCTCAGCAACAGCATTCTTGGGTATGCACAATTTCCTGGCGGTTCTTCTGCCACCGACGGTGTTGTAATTGACAACAACGCATTTGGTAAAGGAAGTTTCCCTTTATATGCAAATTTCAACTTAGGCAGAACGGCTACGCATGAAGTTGGGCATTGGTTTAACCTTCGCCACATCTGGGGCGACAGAAGGTGTGGTGATGATTTTGTAGGTGATACCCCTGCACATGACGGTGCAAATTATGGTTGCCCTGCATCTGGACACACGAGCAAATGTTCAGGTCGTCCTTTAGAAATGACCATGAATTATATGGATTATACTGATGACCGTTGCATGTACATGTTCTCATCAGGGCAAGCAAGCCGCATGAAGGCAACTTATGCCCCAGGTGGCCCGAGAGCAGGTCTTATACCCTAA
- a CDS encoding DUF1501 domain-containing protein, whose amino-acid sequence MYIKRKEFIQLGSLATASMLMPQFLKAFETGKLVPPGNKVTVIIQLSGGNDGLNTVIPYRNDLYYSNRPRLGIQRNAALALTDEAGLHPSLTAFKELYDEGSMGIFNSVGYPNPDKSHFRSMDIWHTASDSRDYWNTGWVGRYLDDQCKGCDKPTQALEIDDVLSLALKGNDIKGIAVEDPRRLYTTSQERYFKEIMKQHQQEHERPVDYLYKTMAETISSADYIFKQSKQRPSAESYPNSDLGKGLKTIASLIFSEINTKVYYISLGSFDTHINQEGQQKRLFTELNDAVKAFVKDLKANNRFDDVLLFTFSEFGRRVAQNASNGTDHGKANNMFFIGGGLKKQGIYNPLPDLTNLDDGDVKFQLDFKQVYATVLNKWMGADADAILKQSIKPLDFI is encoded by the coding sequence ATGTATATAAAGCGTAAAGAATTCATCCAGCTCGGTTCACTTGCAACAGCATCCATGTTGATGCCGCAATTCTTAAAAGCATTTGAAACGGGTAAACTTGTTCCTCCGGGAAATAAAGTAACGGTCATCATTCAGTTGAGTGGTGGTAACGATGGATTGAATACAGTGATCCCTTACCGGAACGATTTGTATTACAGCAATCGTCCACGTTTAGGTATTCAACGCAATGCCGCATTGGCATTAACTGATGAAGCAGGCTTGCATCCATCACTTACTGCATTTAAAGAATTGTATGATGAGGGCAGCATGGGTATTTTCAACAGTGTGGGCTATCCCAATCCGGATAAAAGTCATTTCCGCAGTATGGATATCTGGCACACAGCAAGTGATAGTCGTGATTACTGGAACACCGGTTGGGTTGGCAGATATTTAGATGACCAATGCAAAGGTTGCGATAAACCAACACAGGCATTGGAGATCGATGATGTGTTAAGTCTTGCGTTGAAAGGCAATGATATTAAAGGCATAGCTGTTGAAGATCCACGCCGGTTGTATACAACCAGCCAGGAACGTTACTTCAAAGAAATCATGAAGCAGCATCAACAGGAACATGAGCGCCCGGTTGATTATCTATACAAGACAATGGCTGAAACCATTTCAAGTGCTGATTATATTTTTAAACAAAGCAAGCAACGTCCATCAGCAGAATCTTATCCCAACTCTGATTTGGGTAAAGGATTAAAAACAATTGCATCGCTCATCTTTAGTGAGATCAATACCAAAGTGTATTACATCTCTTTGGGAAGTTTTGATACTCACATCAACCAGGAGGGTCAGCAGAAGCGTTTGTTTACAGAGCTGAATGATGCAGTGAAAGCATTTGTAAAAGACCTGAAAGCAAATAACCGTTTTGATGATGTGTTGTTGTTTACCTTTTCAGAATTTGGAAGAAGAGTGGCACAAAATGCAAGCAACGGTACCGATCACGGTAAAGCAAACAATATGTTCTTCATCGGCGGAGGTTTAAAAAAGCAAGGCATTTATAACCCATTGCCGGATTTGACAAACCTTGATGATGGCGACGTAAAATTCCAACTCGATTTCAAGCAGGTGTACGCAACTGTTCTCAACAAATGGATGGGAGCAGATGCCGATGCAATCTTAAAACAGTCCATTAAACCATTGGATTTCATTTGA
- a CDS encoding glycosyltransferase family 4 protein: MEVSYFFRKKRLHAFSIESLFDNVQAQVAETTGIKANKVEVPSIRNIFANIFKSRSSQSQINHITGDIHYVSLGMKKRNTVLTIHDCVFLTKYGKTNFKYWLFKFFWYQLPMWRANTITVISEKTKRELINLTGVNADKVKVVPNFFDPRFEFTPKKFNAQKPRILQIGTKENKNIHNLAKALKGVNCELHIIGSLDVETQLILQENKIDFKTHTNLSFDQLKHQYELCDMVVFASTYEGFGLPILEACAVGRPLVTSRISPMDEISDDAACKVNPYNILDIRRGILNVIENEAYRDQLVNNGWKMRYKYSISNITNKYTELYEEVAARPAQEFFILRPAKAAASLLGLI; this comes from the coding sequence ATGGAAGTATCTTACTTCTTCCGTAAAAAAAGGCTTCATGCATTCAGTATCGAATCATTATTCGATAATGTGCAGGCTCAGGTTGCAGAAACAACCGGCATTAAAGCTAATAAAGTTGAGGTGCCATCTATCCGCAACATCTTCGCAAATATTTTCAAATCACGCAGCAGTCAATCGCAGATCAATCACATCACCGGTGATATTCATTATGTATCACTTGGTATGAAAAAGCGTAATACAGTGTTGACTATCCACGACTGTGTGTTCTTAACAAAATATGGCAAGACCAATTTTAAATACTGGCTGTTTAAATTCTTCTGGTATCAATTACCAATGTGGCGTGCAAATACCATTACGGTGATCAGCGAAAAAACAAAACGTGAATTGATCAACCTCACTGGTGTTAATGCAGATAAGGTGAAAGTGGTTCCAAACTTTTTTGATCCACGATTTGAGTTTACACCAAAGAAATTCAACGCACAAAAGCCACGTATCCTTCAGATAGGGACAAAAGAAAATAAGAACATTCACAACCTGGCGAAAGCATTAAAAGGTGTGAATTGTGAATTGCATATCATTGGCAGTTTGGATGTGGAAACACAACTCATTCTCCAGGAAAATAAAATTGATTTTAAAACACATACTAACCTTTCGTTTGATCAACTGAAACATCAGTATGAATTGTGTGATATGGTTGTGTTTGCTTCAACTTATGAAGGTTTTGGTTTACCCATCCTTGAAGCATGTGCAGTTGGTCGCCCGTTGGTGACAAGCCGCATTTCACCAATGGATGAAATTTCAGACGATGCAGCATGCAAAGTAAATCCTTATAATATTCTTGATATCCGCCGTGGTATTTTAAACGTAATTGAAAACGAAGCATACCGTGATCAATTAGTGAATAACGGATGGAAGATGCGTTACAAATACAGCATCAGCAACATCACCAATAAATACACTGAGCTGTATGAAGAAGTTGCCGCAAGACCGGCGCAGGAATTTTTTATTCTTCGTCCTGCAAAAGCAGCCGCTTCGTTACTTGGACTGATCTAA
- a CDS encoding OPT family oligopeptide transporter, producing the protein MSEQKFQPFVPDDSKMAEFTIKSVLVGAAFGIIFGASTVYLALKAGLTVSASIPIAVIAITLGRWALKTTILENNIIQTTGSAGESIAAGVVFTLPGFLFLSEKSSAEFFNYFTILTLAIFGGILGTLMMIPLRRSLIVKEHGTLPYPEGTACASVLKAGERGGSFAKTAFMGLGFAFAYAILQKIFHVIAETPFWMTKQANKFFPSAKVSGEITPEYLGVGYIIGPKISGVLVAGGVIAWFAFTPLLASLVPPDTIALQLAKLGYLADLAKPGGPGGWDPVTHTFADYSTAIYRAYIRQIGAGAVAAGGFITLIKTIPTIVSSFKSSIGSIKKVDGQAVEVKRTERDLNIKIVGIGSLVLILLMAVLPQVPGDNIGSKLLLGLLVVIFGAFFVTVSSRIVGLIGSSNNPISGMTIATLMGTCLIFIAVGWTGKVFEPMALVVGGMICIAAANAGATSQDLKTGYIVGATPKYQQIALFVGAVVSSIAIGATIKVLDTPTAEMLSQGITHAIGTDKYPAPQGTLMATLIKGILSFNLDWQFVLVGVFIAITMELCGIKSLSFAVGLYLPLSTTLPIFAGGAIRGIVDRKKKKSGEVLTAEEEDLGKGNLFATGLVAGGALAGVLVAILSVNDSIAASLGKVNAEHGLVGWFGENGYYLLGAIFFAIMGFTLYRIGIKKTEKIEE; encoded by the coding sequence ATGTCTGAGCAAAAATTTCAACCCTTTGTTCCTGATGACAGCAAGATGGCCGAATTCACGATCAAAAGTGTATTGGTTGGCGCTGCATTCGGAATCATCTTTGGTGCATCAACAGTTTATCTCGCATTGAAAGCCGGTTTAACGGTGAGTGCATCTATCCCAATCGCTGTTATTGCTATTACACTTGGAAGGTGGGCACTTAAAACAACCATTCTTGAAAATAACATCATCCAAACAACAGGAAGTGCGGGTGAAAGTATTGCGGCAGGTGTGGTGTTTACATTGCCTGGGTTTTTATTTCTGAGTGAAAAAAGCAGTGCAGAGTTCTTCAACTATTTCACCATTCTTACACTGGCGATCTTCGGAGGCATACTCGGCACCTTGATGATGATACCCTTACGGCGATCATTAATTGTAAAAGAACATGGCACACTTCCCTATCCTGAAGGCACGGCCTGTGCCAGTGTTTTGAAAGCGGGTGAACGGGGCGGCTCATTTGCCAAAACTGCTTTCATGGGATTGGGATTTGCATTTGCCTATGCTATTCTTCAAAAGATCTTTCATGTAATTGCTGAGACTCCTTTCTGGATGACAAAGCAGGCAAATAAATTTTTCCCTTCTGCAAAAGTGAGTGGAGAAATTACGCCTGAATATTTAGGTGTTGGTTATATCATTGGTCCAAAGATCAGTGGTGTGTTGGTGGCAGGTGGCGTGATTGCATGGTTTGCTTTTACACCTTTACTTGCTTCACTTGTACCACCAGATACAATTGCGTTGCAACTAGCGAAACTTGGTTACTTAGCAGATCTGGCAAAACCAGGTGGGCCTGGTGGATGGGATCCTGTTACTCATACTTTCGCAGATTACTCAACTGCCATCTATCGTGCATATATCCGTCAAATTGGTGCAGGTGCTGTTGCAGCGGGTGGTTTTATTACACTCATCAAAACAATTCCAACTATTGTTTCATCTTTCAAAAGCAGTATTGGTTCTATCAAAAAAGTTGATGGACAGGCTGTGGAAGTAAAAAGAACAGAACGTGATCTCAACATCAAGATCGTTGGTATTGGCAGTTTGGTATTGATCTTATTAATGGCTGTATTACCTCAAGTTCCCGGCGATAATATCGGAAGTAAATTATTACTTGGATTACTCGTGGTGATCTTCGGTGCTTTCTTTGTTACAGTATCATCAAGGATTGTTGGTTTGATCGGCTCTTCTAACAATCCTATCAGTGGTATGACGATTGCAACACTCATGGGCACCTGTCTCATCTTTATTGCAGTTGGCTGGACGGGCAAAGTATTTGAACCAATGGCACTTGTTGTGGGTGGTATGATCTGCATTGCAGCAGCTAATGCTGGCGCTACATCGCAGGATTTAAAAACAGGTTACATTGTTGGCGCCACACCTAAGTATCAGCAGATCGCTTTGTTTGTTGGAGCTGTTGTTTCTTCTATTGCTATTGGCGCAACCATTAAAGTACTTGACACTCCAACAGCTGAAATGCTTTCACAAGGCATTACACATGCGATTGGTACCGACAAATATCCTGCACCACAAGGCACGTTAATGGCCACTTTGATCAAAGGCATTCTTTCCTTTAACCTCGACTGGCAGTTTGTTTTGGTTGGTGTATTCATTGCTATTACAATGGAACTCTGCGGTATCAAGTCATTGAGTTTTGCAGTAGGCTTATACCTTCCGTTGTCAACTACACTGCCCATTTTTGCAGGTGGTGCAATTCGTGGCATTGTTGACAGAAAGAAAAAGAAATCAGGTGAAGTGTTAACTGCTGAGGAAGAAGATCTGGGTAAAGGAAATCTTTTTGCTACCGGGCTTGTAGCCGGAGGAGCATTGGCAGGTGTATTAGTTGCCATATTATCCGTCAATGATTCCATTGCAGCTTCGCTGGGAAAAGTAAATGCAGAACATGGATTGGTGGGATGGTTTGGCGAAAACGGATACTACCTGTTAGGTGCTATCTTCTTTGCAATAATGGGCTTTACACTTTACCGTATTGGCATTAAGAAAACAGAAAAGATCGAAGAATAA
- a CDS encoding DUF1800 domain-containing protein, with protein MAVSVQLKNQHLLWRAGFGPAVEQWNDLNKTSPVKLYEALEKASRKEPMPLKVANNFVDGLMNGVDGIRRTEMTQEQRQQMQKQSREDIRNLNLEWLDEMVNSEQQLREKLAFFWHGHFACRNLNSLYQQELLRVIRANALGNFGTLLKEVSRSAAMLAFLNNQQNRKQKPNENFAREVMELFTMGRGNYTEKDIKEAARAFTGWQFKLDGEFIFRANQHDDGPKTVLGRTGNFDGDNILDLLLEQKQTATCISTKMYKFFVNEEVDQEKVKWLADRFYKSGYEIKTILKDIFASDWFYEEKNIGSRVKSPVDLLVGIRRAMPMQIENEDAQLFLQKVLGQILFYPPNVAGWPGGFNWIDSSSLMFRMRIPQLMATKEAFQFKAKSDDDQEMGKAGRMPGRVVQTTIKWEPAIKQLEKTSREQLLSHIASLVWQTDSNKMNKAIVEKFVDASTRERYIQTAIIQLMCTPEYQMC; from the coding sequence ATGGCCGTATCAGTTCAGTTAAAAAATCAGCATTTATTGTGGCGGGCAGGCTTTGGTCCTGCTGTTGAGCAATGGAACGATCTCAACAAAACCTCTCCGGTTAAATTGTACGAAGCGTTGGAGAAGGCGTCACGTAAAGAACCAATGCCTTTAAAAGTTGCCAACAATTTTGTGGATGGATTGATGAATGGAGTTGATGGCATCAGGCGTACAGAAATGACACAGGAGCAGCGCCAGCAAATGCAAAAACAATCAAGAGAAGATATTCGTAACCTCAATCTTGAATGGTTGGATGAAATGGTGAACAGTGAGCAACAGCTTCGTGAAAAATTAGCTTTCTTCTGGCATGGACATTTTGCCTGCCGTAATTTAAACTCATTGTATCAACAGGAATTACTGCGTGTCATCAGGGCAAACGCATTAGGCAATTTTGGAACATTGCTCAAAGAGGTCAGCCGCAGTGCAGCAATGCTTGCTTTTCTCAACAATCAACAGAACCGAAAACAAAAACCCAACGAAAATTTCGCACGTGAAGTGATGGAGTTGTTTACCATGGGCCGTGGCAACTACACTGAAAAAGATATTAAGGAAGCCGCACGTGCATTTACAGGCTGGCAGTTTAAATTAGATGGTGAATTTATTTTCAGAGCTAACCAGCATGATGATGGCCCAAAAACAGTGTTAGGCCGCACAGGTAATTTTGATGGTGATAATATTCTTGATCTCTTACTCGAACAAAAACAAACAGCTACCTGCATTTCTACCAAGATGTATAAGTTTTTTGTGAATGAAGAAGTTGATCAGGAAAAAGTAAAATGGCTGGCAGATCGATTTTATAAATCAGGTTACGAGATCAAAACAATACTGAAAGATATTTTTGCCAGCGATTGGTTTTATGAAGAAAAAAATATTGGTTCAAGAGTTAAGTCGCCGGTTGATCTGCTGGTTGGTATTCGCAGAGCAATGCCCATGCAGATAGAAAATGAAGATGCACAACTGTTCCTGCAAAAAGTATTGGGGCAAATATTATTCTATCCGCCAAATGTAGCAGGTTGGCCCGGCGGTTTTAACTGGATCGACAGTTCATCGCTCATGTTCCGTATGCGTATTCCACAATTAATGGCAACGAAAGAAGCATTTCAGTTCAAAGCAAAAAGTGACGATGACCAGGAAATGGGTAAAGCAGGACGTATGCCCGGCAGGGTAGTGCAGACTACCATTAAATGGGAACCCGCTATTAAACAATTAGAAAAAACATCACGGGAACAATTGCTCAGCCATATTGCATCACTTGTTTGGCAAACAGACAGCAACAAGATGAATAAAGCAATTGTTGAAAAATTTGTAGATGCATCAACACGTGAACGCTATATTCAAACAGCCATCATTCAGTTGATGTGTACACCGGAATATCAAATGTGCTAA
- a CDS encoding zinc metalloprotease codes for MKKFRLILLLSFLVLLGCERKTDQTNLAEENKIKDQHGRLCKTYEVFAEQLKQDPSLQKRMDEIENFTARYMNDPAAYRLLADGTLELPVVVNVLYNTAAQNISERQINSQIDVLNEDFAASNKDLNSTSTYNSVKSGDIKIKFVLQQIVRKSTPITAFYTDNAMKNSKRGGIDATSPETTLNIWVCNMVGGILGYAQFPGGNKATDGVVITTRAFGRGRSYDLYTDFDLGRTTTHEVGHYFNLRHIWGDRKCGNDYVDDTPLHPTYNFGCPPANKISTCDGSIEMTMNYMDYTDDACMYMFTQKQALRMQATYALGGPRETLR; via the coding sequence ATGAAAAAGTTTCGTCTCATACTACTTCTGTCCTTTCTTGTTTTGCTCGGATGTGAGCGGAAAACTGATCAGACAAATCTTGCTGAAGAAAACAAGATAAAAGACCAACACGGAAGATTGTGCAAGACTTATGAAGTTTTTGCCGAACAATTAAAACAAGATCCGTCCTTACAAAAAAGAATGGATGAGATCGAAAACTTCACAGCACGATACATGAACGATCCGGCAGCCTATCGTTTACTGGCCGATGGCACATTGGAATTACCTGTAGTTGTAAACGTTCTTTATAACACAGCAGCACAAAATATTTCCGAACGACAGATCAATTCGCAAATTGATGTGTTGAATGAGGATTTTGCTGCCAGCAACAAGGATCTGAATTCTACTTCAACTTACAACAGTGTAAAATCAGGTGATATTAAAATAAAATTTGTGTTACAACAAATAGTAAGAAAGAGTACACCCATTACTGCTTTCTACACTGATAATGCAATGAAGAATTCGAAGCGTGGCGGTATTGATGCAACAAGTCCGGAAACAACACTAAACATATGGGTATGTAACATGGTGGGTGGTATTCTTGGCTATGCTCAATTTCCCGGTGGCAATAAAGCAACAGATGGTGTAGTAATAACAACCCGTGCATTTGGAAGAGGTCGCAGTTACGATCTGTACACTGATTTTGATCTTGGCAGAACAACTACACATGAGGTAGGCCACTACTTTAACCTGCGGCATATTTGGGGTGATCGTAAATGTGGTAATGATTATGTAGATGACACCCCTTTGCACCCAACTTATAATTTTGGATGTCCGCCTGCCAACAAGATCAGTACTTGTGATGGCAGTATTGAAATGACGATGAATTATATGGATTATACAGATGATGCCTGTATGTATATGTTCACGCAAAAACAAGCGTTGCGTATGCAGGCAACTTATGCTTTGGGCGGACCAAGAGAAACATTAAGATAA